Proteins encoded in a region of the Streptomyces sp. NBC_00258 genome:
- a CDS encoding NAD(P)/FAD-dependent oxidoreductase, with translation MLEPAYQADVVIVGAGVAGLAAAHRLNSAGVTTVVLEAAPYVGGRMTTEKVDGFRLDRIGQLLSTSYPELRLTPGLDGLALRPFAPGVLVHADGRVHRAGEPAGAGGARGALDAARALVSPPRRLRQIPAAAVPPVSRAFPPLGGALDQARLAAALGRIATVPVDRLLARPERPAGRALAARGMPARTVEGFLRPLLAALLCDPDLTTSSRCADLALRAFASGRLCVPEGGADTLPELLAATLPPGTVRTGVRVTSVSTTSVTTAEHGELRCRAILVATDAHAAAELLPGLRVPPFHEVTVVHHTADEAPLAEPALLLDADRRGPVAHTAVISQVDPTRAPVGRALISSTILGAPPEDTDRAVRAHLAALYGTATHRWELLAVHHTPDAVPAMPPPHDLRRPVRLLAGLYVCGDHRDTSTVQGALHSGHRAATALLTDLGVNSAPTASPLAASTAA, from the coding sequence GTGCTAGAGCCCGCGTATCAGGCGGACGTCGTCATCGTGGGAGCCGGAGTCGCAGGACTCGCGGCCGCCCATCGACTGAACAGCGCAGGTGTAACGACCGTCGTCCTGGAGGCCGCCCCTTACGTGGGTGGCCGTATGACGACCGAGAAGGTCGACGGCTTCCGGCTCGACCGCATCGGCCAGCTCCTCTCCACGTCCTATCCCGAGCTGCGGCTGACCCCGGGCCTCGACGGGCTCGCCCTTCGGCCGTTCGCCCCCGGCGTGCTCGTCCACGCCGACGGCCGCGTCCACCGCGCGGGCGAGCCCGCAGGTGCCGGGGGCGCACGGGGCGCACTCGACGCGGCGCGCGCCCTGGTGAGCCCCCCTCGCAGGCTCAGGCAGATACCGGCGGCCGCCGTGCCGCCCGTGTCGCGGGCCTTCCCGCCGCTCGGCGGCGCCCTCGACCAGGCCCGGCTGGCCGCGGCCCTCGGACGGATCGCGACCGTCCCCGTGGACCGGCTGCTGGCCCGGCCCGAGCGGCCCGCGGGGCGCGCACTCGCGGCCCGCGGCATGCCGGCCCGTACGGTCGAGGGTTTTCTGCGCCCGCTGCTGGCCGCGCTGCTCTGCGACCCGGATCTGACGACGTCCAGCCGGTGCGCGGACCTCGCGCTGCGCGCCTTCGCCTCCGGCCGGCTGTGCGTCCCGGAGGGCGGCGCCGACACGCTGCCGGAGCTGCTGGCGGCAACCCTGCCGCCCGGGACCGTCCGCACCGGCGTGCGGGTCACGTCCGTGTCCACCACCTCCGTGACGACGGCGGAACACGGTGAACTCCGCTGCCGGGCCATCCTGGTGGCGACCGACGCCCACGCCGCCGCCGAGCTGCTGCCGGGCCTGCGGGTACCGCCGTTCCACGAGGTCACCGTGGTGCACCACACGGCCGACGAGGCACCCCTGGCAGAGCCCGCGCTGCTCCTGGACGCGGACCGCAGGGGCCCGGTGGCCCACACCGCGGTCATCAGCCAGGTCGACCCGACCCGTGCCCCCGTGGGCCGCGCCCTGATCTCGTCCACGATCCTCGGCGCACCCCCCGAGGACACGGACCGGGCCGTACGCGCCCACCTGGCCGCCCTCTACGGCACCGCCACGCATCGCTGGGAGCTGCTCGCGGTCCACCACACCCCCGACGCCGTTCCCGCGATGCCGCCCCCGCACGACCTCCGGCGCCCGGTCCGTCTCCTCGCCGGCCTGTATGTCTGCGGCGACCACCGCGACACCAGCACGGTCCAGGGCGCCCTGCACTCCGGCCACCGGGCGGCAACGGCCCTCCTGACGGACCTCGGCGTCAACTCGGCACCCACGGCGTCCCCATTAGCGGCCTCGACCGCCGCGTAG
- a CDS encoding TIGR01777 family oxidoreductase: METSRIAVAGASGLIGSALVRSLTADGHEVVRLVRRTPRAKDEVEWDPERQYVDAAGLVGCDAVVNLAGAGIGDHRWTDEYKRKIRDSRLLGTAALAEAVASLDRPPQVFVNGSAMGIYGDTGERAVDESAPPAIGFLPSLCVEWEEAAAPAEEAGVRTVFARTGLVVAAKGGAWGRLFPLFKAGLGGRMGDGRQYWSYIALHDHVAALRFLIDSESLSGPFNLTAPEPLTNREITAAMGRVLHRPTLFAVPAPVLKLVLGEMAQEVLGSQRVLPTRLLESGFTFAFPGIEEAIRAVR; encoded by the coding sequence ATGGAGACTTCCCGAATCGCCGTGGCCGGCGCGTCCGGCCTCATCGGGAGCGCCCTGGTGCGCTCGCTGACCGCCGACGGGCACGAGGTGGTGCGGCTGGTGCGCCGTACGCCCCGGGCGAAGGACGAGGTCGAGTGGGACCCCGAACGGCAGTACGTCGACGCGGCGGGCCTCGTCGGCTGCGACGCCGTGGTGAACCTCGCGGGCGCCGGCATCGGCGACCACCGCTGGACGGACGAGTACAAGCGGAAGATCCGGGACAGCCGCCTACTCGGCACGGCAGCGCTGGCGGAGGCCGTCGCCTCCCTCGACCGGCCGCCACAGGTCTTCGTGAACGGCAGCGCGATGGGCATCTACGGAGACACCGGCGAGCGGGCCGTGGACGAGAGCGCGCCTCCCGCGATCGGGTTCCTGCCCTCGCTGTGCGTCGAGTGGGAGGAGGCGGCGGCTCCCGCGGAGGAGGCGGGAGTACGGACCGTCTTCGCGCGCACCGGCCTGGTGGTGGCCGCGAAGGGCGGTGCCTGGGGGCGGCTCTTCCCGCTCTTCAAGGCGGGTCTCGGCGGGCGGATGGGCGACGGGCGGCAGTACTGGAGCTACATCGCGCTGCACGACCACGTGGCCGCGCTGCGGTTTCTGATCGACTCCGAGTCGCTTTCCGGCCCCTTCAATCTGACGGCTCCGGAGCCGCTCACCAACCGGGAGATCACGGCCGCGATGGGGCGCGTGCTGCACCGGCCCACGCTCTTCGCGGTGCCCGCGCCTGTGCTGAAGCTTGTACTCGGGGAGATGGCACAGGAGGTGCTGGGGAGCCAACGGGTGCTCCCTACCAGGCTGTTGGAGTCGGGGTTCACCTTTGCGTTTCCGGGGATCGAGGAGGCGATCCGGGCGGTTCGCTAG
- a CDS encoding GNAT family N-acetyltransferase, whose product MPEPSIRTARPDDEEALGRLDRAIWSYQHAVRPQEQQPYDPFFNERFGPRDHLVAELEGRVIGYVRLGFPTPLVSNAHVRQIQGLAVAEDARGFGVGRALIRAVVAEARSQGALRITLRVLGHNAPARKLYESEGFVIEGIQPGEFYLDGEYVDDVLMGRSL is encoded by the coding sequence ATGCCCGAGCCGTCCATACGCACCGCCCGGCCCGACGACGAAGAGGCGCTGGGCCGTCTCGACCGCGCGATCTGGTCCTATCAGCACGCCGTCAGACCCCAGGAGCAGCAGCCGTACGATCCGTTCTTCAACGAGCGCTTCGGCCCCCGCGACCACCTGGTCGCGGAGCTGGAGGGGCGCGTCATCGGCTACGTACGGCTCGGTTTCCCCACCCCGCTCGTCTCGAACGCGCACGTACGGCAGATCCAGGGCCTCGCCGTCGCCGAAGACGCACGCGGCTTCGGCGTGGGACGGGCGCTGATCCGCGCGGTCGTCGCCGAGGCCCGCAGCCAGGGCGCCCTGCGGATCACCCTGCGCGTCCTCGGTCACAACGCCCCGGCCCGCAAGCTCTACGAGTCCGAGGGCTTCGTGATCGAGGGGATCCAGCCCGGGGAGTTCTACCTGGACGGGGAGTACGTGGACGACGTACTCATGGGGCGGAGTCTCTGA
- a CDS encoding TetR family transcriptional regulator, whose product MSTKSSAATRTPSLTERRKAATQFDIARAAAELFTERGPDGTTAEEIAVRAGVALRTFYRYFRNKQDAVGPLLAVGGDHWRERLAAAEPGTALPRALESAVIASLTVPHEAKAEGLRWTRGLLRACAEDPALRAVWYRVNQESEDKLIPLVARLAGDDADPLEIRLAAAAATDAIRVALETWAESDADVEGLGSPAELAVRCLRELTGGIRLLAEPRNVRDSAP is encoded by the coding sequence GTGAGCACCAAGTCGTCCGCAGCGACCAGGACCCCGTCGCTGACCGAGCGCCGCAAGGCGGCAACCCAGTTCGACATCGCCCGCGCCGCCGCCGAGCTCTTCACCGAGCGCGGTCCCGACGGCACCACGGCCGAGGAGATCGCCGTACGCGCCGGTGTCGCGCTGCGGACCTTCTACCGCTACTTCCGCAACAAGCAGGACGCCGTCGGCCCCCTCCTCGCGGTCGGCGGCGACCACTGGCGGGAGCGCCTGGCGGCGGCAGAGCCGGGTACCGCGCTCCCCCGGGCGCTGGAATCGGCCGTCATCGCGTCGCTGACCGTCCCCCACGAGGCCAAGGCGGAGGGACTGCGCTGGACCCGGGGCCTGCTGCGGGCGTGCGCCGAGGACCCTGCGCTGCGCGCGGTCTGGTACCGCGTGAACCAGGAGTCCGAGGACAAGCTCATCCCCCTGGTGGCCCGGCTGGCGGGCGACGACGCCGACCCGCTGGAGATCCGCCTCGCCGCCGCGGCCGCCACGGACGCGATCCGGGTCGCCCTGGAGACCTGGGCCGAGTCGGACGCGGACGTCGAGGGCCTGGGCTCACCCGCGGAGCTCGCGGTGCGCTGCCTGCGGGAACTGACGGGCGGGATACGGCTGTTGGCGGAGCCGCGGAACGTCAGAGACTCCGCCCCATGA
- a CDS encoding MarP family serine protease, with product MDLLDILLLLVILGYAASGYRRGLVAGCVSLAGFVGGAVIGVWVLPWMMDLVEAGTTAATVTAVLTVLLPAAAGHELAGRLALKLRRELDSGPLRTVDGVGGAAANGIAVLLVAWVAASVLGASASPVVTSSIRDSALLGAVQDAMPETTPTWFSRATSALTEAGFPQVFNPFENEPAASVAKPSGDSVTAAATRAAQRSTVKVEGAVGTQGREGSGFVYAPEHVMTNAHVVAGIDEPTVRVGGTGKAYEARVVLFDPAKDVAVLDVPGLKAPVLPFDTSATRGDAAVVAGYPQDGGLDLQAATVANKINARGQNIYGSDPVTREIYSIRSTVRPGNSGGPLLTTTGKVYGVVFARSTSDNETGYVLTADEVAGDARRAAKAKAAVDTGDLVTS from the coding sequence GTGGACCTGCTCGACATCCTGCTGTTGCTGGTGATCCTCGGCTATGCGGCGTCCGGCTACCGGCGCGGGCTCGTCGCGGGCTGTGTGTCCCTGGCCGGCTTCGTGGGCGGTGCCGTGATCGGCGTGTGGGTGCTGCCCTGGATGATGGACCTGGTGGAGGCGGGGACCACGGCGGCGACGGTCACCGCGGTGCTCACGGTGCTGCTGCCCGCCGCCGCGGGCCACGAGCTGGCGGGCCGGCTGGCCCTCAAGCTCCGGCGCGAACTGGACAGCGGCCCCTTGCGCACGGTCGACGGAGTGGGCGGCGCCGCGGCCAACGGGATCGCCGTGCTGCTGGTGGCATGGGTCGCCGCGAGCGTCCTCGGCGCGTCGGCCTCACCCGTGGTCACCTCGTCGATCCGTGACTCCGCGCTGCTCGGCGCGGTGCAGGACGCGATGCCGGAGACCACCCCGACCTGGTTCTCCCGGGCCACCTCGGCGCTCACAGAGGCGGGCTTCCCGCAGGTCTTCAACCCCTTCGAGAACGAGCCGGCGGCCAGCGTCGCCAAGCCCTCGGGGGACAGCGTCACCGCGGCCGCCACCCGGGCCGCCCAGCGCTCCACCGTGAAGGTCGAGGGCGCGGTCGGCACCCAGGGCCGTGAGGGCAGTGGCTTCGTGTACGCGCCGGAGCACGTGATGACCAACGCGCACGTGGTGGCGGGCATCGACGAACCGACCGTCCGCGTGGGCGGCACGGGCAAGGCGTACGAGGCGAGGGTCGTCCTCTTCGACCCGGCGAAGGACGTGGCCGTGCTCGACGTCCCGGGCCTGAAGGCGCCCGTGCTGCCCTTCGACACCAGCGCGACCCGCGGCGACGCGGCCGTGGTCGCGGGCTACCCGCAGGACGGCGGTCTCGACCTCCAGGCGGCCACCGTCGCCAACAAGATCAATGCCAGGGGCCAGAACATCTACGGCTCCGACCCGGTCACCCGCGAGATCTACTCGATCCGCTCCACGGTCCGTCCCGGCAACTCCGGCGGTCCCCTGCTGACCACCACAGGCAAGGTCTACGGCGTCGTCTTCGCCCGCTCCACGAGCGACAACGAGACGGGTTACGTGCTGACCGCCGACGAGGTCGCGGGCGATGCCCGGCGCGCGGCGAAGGCGAAGGCCGCGGTGGACACGGGCGACCTCGTCACCTCCTGA
- a CDS encoding peptidoglycan recognition protein family protein, with protein sequence MCAHRTPPPHRARGALRGVRARWRRTLRRTGPEADGETGPRPSADTGPRPSALDRIPRPARVALACVPGLVAVTGLVLCAVGVDRTPGEAKRPVAARAAVGHQAARPPIVPRERWLADAAYTRPPTRYAGRVSAVFVHHTDSPNGYDCADAPKIIRYLYAGQAGVRHWDDIGYNFLVDRCGTIYEGRAGGIDRAVVGAHTQGFNVGTTGIAAIGTFTAGVPVPKAMTDAIAAVAAWKLGLVGIDPRAHVRLLSTNSLSKYPAGTRGTFTALSGHTDGYWTACPGAALMARLPEIREHAAHLQGRR encoded by the coding sequence ATGTGCGCCCATCGAACCCCTCCGCCACACCGCGCCCGTGGCGCGCTGCGGGGGGTTCGCGCACGCTGGCGAAGGACGCTGCGGCGGACCGGGCCCGAAGCCGACGGCGAAACCGGGCCCCGTCCGTCGGCCGACACCGGGCCCCGTCCGTCGGCCCTGGACCGCATACCCCGCCCCGCGCGCGTCGCCCTCGCCTGTGTCCCCGGCCTGGTCGCCGTCACCGGTCTCGTGCTGTGCGCCGTCGGGGTCGACCGGACGCCGGGCGAGGCGAAGCGTCCCGTCGCGGCTCGGGCCGCCGTGGGGCACCAGGCCGCCCGGCCCCCGATCGTGCCGCGGGAACGCTGGCTGGCAGACGCCGCCTACACCAGGCCGCCGACCCGGTACGCCGGCCGCGTGTCGGCCGTGTTCGTGCACCACACCGACTCGCCGAACGGCTACGACTGCGCCGACGCTCCCAAGATCATCCGGTACCTGTACGCGGGACAGGCAGGGGTCCGGCACTGGGACGACATCGGCTACAACTTCCTCGTCGACCGCTGCGGCACGATCTACGAGGGCCGGGCGGGCGGCATCGACCGCGCCGTCGTCGGCGCCCACACGCAGGGCTTCAACGTGGGCACGACGGGCATCGCCGCGATAGGGACCTTCACCGCGGGCGTCCCGGTCCCCAAGGCCATGACCGACGCCATAGCGGCCGTCGCCGCCTGGAAACTCGGCCTCGTGGGCATCGACCCGCGCGCCCACGTGCGGCTCCTCTCCACCAACAGCCTGAGCAAGTACCCGGCCGGCACCCGCGGGACCTTCACCGCCCTCTCCGGCCACACCGACGGCTACTGGACCGCCTGCCCGGGCGCCGCCCTGATGGCGAGGCTGCCCGAGATCAGGGAACACGCGGCCCACCTCCAGGGCAGGCGTTAG